GGTTAAAAGTGGGTGATAAAGCGGTTAAAAAGGTTTGTATCTGCATCCATACGCACAATTACTGCTCCTGGACATTGTCAAAGATTTCTTTTACGTTTCCCTTCTCCCTTTTAACCGCCTCTTTTTTGGTTAAAATGTCCCGCCGGAGCTTGTCCTGCTTTTCCAGGTAAGGACGCAGCTGCTCACTGGGGGTAAAAGAAATCTGCTGGATGGGAGAAGTTTCATCGTCCAGTTTCACCTCCAGAATATCGCACCGAAGGGCTTCCAGTTCCCGTAGAATGGCTTTGAATTTGCTGCGGGTGCCGCTGAACCGGTAGGTGTAAGTATCGGCTTCCCGTAACCCGTACCGCGTATAGGCCCCGGCCAGAAAAGACGCTTTTTCCTGCGGGGTCTTAAAGGCATTTGTCTTCAGGGTGCCTACATACACCTTCTGGTTGGCATCATTGACCTCTTTCTCCCATTTAAAGGAATAGGCATCATTAACTTTGTCGGCTAGCCGGTCTGAGTACATCAGTTTGAACTCATGGCAGTAATAGCAGTTTTTCTGCTCCCAGTTCTCCAAAGACAGCTGAATCTTGTCATAGGTCTTTTTATTATAGGTGGTCACCAAGGAGTCAAGGTATTGGAGCAGCTTGGCTTCGGTTTGGTGGAATTTATCAATGTAGATAGCCTCTTTAGGACTATCCTTTACCCATTGCCTTCCTTTAAAGTCTTCCACCAACCCTATCACGTAAGGTTCTATGAGCACTTTCTGGGCCTTGGCCTGCAAAAAACCAGTAAGAAGAAGCGTTAAGAGTAATATTCTTTTCATGCGCAGCGGTTTCTATGAATGGTTTATAAATAGGCTGTTAAATATAGAAATTTATAATTTTCTAACCTGCAAGAAGCCTCCGTTTCGGGCCTGTTTTTTAAAAACCAGGCAAAAACCAGGTAGAATTTATCCAGAAGCAGCGCCCAACCGTATATGCAGCAAAAATCTTCTGACTTTAACTATATCAATATGAGCTCACTTGCAGACAAAGGTTATAGCATCTCTAAAAACGCGGTCTTCAAATACATGATGTCTAAGGCCACCGGTCTCATGGGGAAACCCGTGAAAATTGGCTTGCTGCTGACCACCGCCTATGAGAAACTGAAGGACTCTAACAGCAATGAAAGCGGCGTGGACCAGATCAAAGATATCATGTTCCGGTTCATACGTTTGGTAAAAGCCTATTACAACGGAACCTACCGTGACATCAATACCAAGTCCATGCTGTTAGGCGTGGCGGTGCTGTTGTACGTGGCCACTCCCCTGGACCTTATCCCAGATTTTATTCC
This Rufibacter radiotolerans DNA region includes the following protein-coding sequences:
- a CDS encoding YkvA family protein; translated protein: MSSLADKGYSISKNAVFKYMMSKATGLMGKPVKIGLLLTTAYEKLKDSNSNESGVDQIKDIMFRFIRLVKAYYNGTYRDINTKSMLLGVAVLLYVATPLDLIPDFIPILGFADDLSLMAWFISAFQEELQKFQLWEDSTVAVGHS